Genomic DNA from Nonomuraea rubra:
AACGCCGCGCTCTACGGCGTCGCGGCCCACGTCACCGACGCCCTGGTCACGGCACTGGCCGAGCGCGGCCTGGGAGAGCGGGGCCGACGTGAGCAGGGCCGACGTGAGCAGGGCCAGGGGGCGCAGGGCGCGCGAGGGCAGGGGGCGCAGGGCGCGCGAGGGCAGGGGGCGCAGGGCGCGCGGGGGCAGGGGGCGCGGCCGTACCTGGCGCAGAACGACGGCACGCTCATGACGCTGGAGCACGCCGCCCGGCTGCCCGTCTCCACGATCGGCTCGGGCCCGGCGAACTCCCTGCGCGGAGCCGCGTACCTGTCGGGAGTGGCCGACGCGGTCGTGGTGGACGTGGGCGGCACGTCCACGGACCTCGGGGTGCTGGCAGGCGGCTTCCCCCGGGAGTCGGCGGCGGCGGTGGAGATCGGCGGGGTGCTGACGAACTTCCGCATGCCCGACATCCTGGCCATCGCCCTCGGCGGCGGCACCGTCGTGCGCCCGCACGGCCTCGGCCCCGACTCGGTCGGCTACCGGATCGTGCGCGAGGCGCTGGTGTTCGGCGGGGCGACGGCGACGATGACGGACGCGGCCGTCGCGGCGGGCCGCATCCCGCCGGGCGCCGAGGACTGGCGCGACCGCCTCCAGGGAGGCAGGCAGGGTGACATGTCGGAAGAAAACGCAGACATTCTGGAAAGCGCGGTTACCCGGGCCGACCGGATGGTGATCGACGCCGTGGACCGGATGACGCTCGGCAGGACTGACCGGCCCCTGGTGGCGGTGGGGGGCGGGGCGTTCCTGCTGCCCGATCACATCCCCGGGGTGAGCCGCGTGATCAGGCCCGAGCACGCCGAGGTGGCCAACGCCGTGGGCGCCGCCATCGCCCTCGCGAGCGGCAGAGTCGATACGATCTTGCCAGCGGGAGACAGCCGGGCGGCGGCGATCGAGAGCGCCAAGGAGGAGGCGCGGGCGCGAGCCGTGGCGGCGGGGGCCGACCCCGCCGGAGTCGAGATCGTGGACCTCCTCGAGGTGCCGCTGAGCTATCTCTCGGAGCCCGCCGTGCGGGTGCACGTCAAAGCAGCCGGACCCCTCGCCCGGTGACACATCGAAAGGACCCCCCACCATGCGCTGGCACAAGCGTCTGCTCGTCGCCGGGGTAGCCGGTGTCCTCGCCCTGACCGCCTCCGCGTGCGCGGGCGGCCAGGTGCGCGGCGCCGGCGGGACGCCCCGGCCACAGGCGAGCAGCGGCAGTCCGGCAGATCAGACAGGCGGGCAGGCCAACGACAGCACGTTCGTCTACGCGCCGAACTCCGACGTGGTCACCGACTGGGACCCGGCGACCTCCTACTCCAACGAGATCGTCGCCCTGGCGAACATCTACGAGGGCCTCACCAGGTACGACTCCCAGACCAAGCAGGCCGAGCCGCGCCTGGCGACCGAGTGGACCTCCTCGGACGACGGCAAGGAGTGGACGTTCAAGCTGCGGCAGGGCGTGAAGTTCCACACCGGCGACCCGATGGACGCCGAGGCCGCCAAGAAGGCGATCGAGCGGACGATCGAGAAGAAGGGCGGCGCAGCCTACATCTGGGACCCGGTGGACGAGATCGAGGCGGTGGACGCGGGCACGCTCAAGTTCACCCTCAAGTACCCCGCCCCGCTCGACCTGATCTCCTCCTCCGGCTACGCCGCCTGGATCTACGACGTGGACGCCGTGGACGCCGACGGCAAGACCACCGCCGGCACCGGTCCGTACACGATCGACTCGTGGAAGAAGGGCGAGGAGAACGAGCTCGCGCTGAAGGCGTACGAGGACTACTGGGGCGGCTGGAAGCCCGAGCAGTACAAGAAGGTGACCTTCCGCGTCACGCCGGAGAT
This window encodes:
- a CDS encoding hydantoinase/oxoprolinase N-terminal domain-containing protein produces the protein MADLRIGIDVGGTNTDAVVLDADGRVIAKAKRPTTPEVTEGLRAALDAVLAELGNGREHVTRVMLGTTHATNAILERRGLGRVAVVRLGAPATTAVPPLSDWPDDLRKAVSAGEAIVPGGHYVDGREISPLDLDAVRRFLDGVRADAVAVTSVFSPADDGHERRVEELVRAEYGLPVSVSSEIGSLGLLERENATVLNAALYGVAAHVTDALVTALAERGLGERGRREQGRREQGQGAQGARGQGAQGARGQGAQGARGQGARPYLAQNDGTLMTLEHAARLPVSTIGSGPANSLRGAAYLSGVADAVVVDVGGTSTDLGVLAGGFPRESAAAVEIGGVLTNFRMPDILAIALGGGTVVRPHGLGPDSVGYRIVREALVFGGATATMTDAAVAAGRIPPGAEDWRDRLQGGRQGDMSEENADILESAVTRADRMVIDAVDRMTLGRTDRPLVAVGGGAFLLPDHIPGVSRVIRPEHAEVANAVGAAIALASGRVDTILPAGDSRAAAIESAKEEARARAVAAGADPAGVEIVDLLEVPLSYLSEPAVRVHVKAAGPLAR